The following are encoded together in the Microscilla marina ATCC 23134 genome:
- a CDS encoding pyridoxal phosphate-dependent aminotransferase, producing MLYGHGDDVYLQPHTIEANFSTNVYETPGLLGLKQYVFEQWHTVASYPEVLAESLRQKIANHHQVSEKQVLVLNGAEEGIHLVAQLYAGKSTTIFTPTFAEYEDACKIHHHHSITFVPGKHLLHWKPQGATLTFICNPNNPTGTTVPVEHIAYLLEQYPTTIFCIDEAFIDFTEIIDSHVPLIRDYPNLIVLKSLTKNFAIPGLRLGYLLAAEPLIRAIQSIKVAWSVNALAIAAGKYIFDHYAEISPAIHSLLAEKKRWLAELHQIPHFEWIESDTHFWLGKVLNGTAQELKDYLSHEHHLLIRNATNFRGLDHQYFRVATLTAEKNNLLTQALKAWNATR from the coding sequence ATGTTATACGGACACGGGGACGACGTATATTTGCAGCCTCATACTATAGAGGCAAACTTTAGTACCAATGTATATGAAACACCAGGACTTTTGGGGCTCAAGCAATATGTGTTTGAGCAATGGCATACGGTGGCATCTTACCCCGAAGTGCTTGCCGAAAGCCTACGCCAAAAAATAGCCAACCACCATCAAGTGTCAGAAAAACAGGTGTTAGTGCTCAATGGTGCCGAAGAAGGTATTCACTTGGTAGCCCAGTTATATGCGGGCAAGTCCACTACTATATTTACACCTACCTTTGCCGAGTACGAAGACGCTTGTAAGATACACCACCACCACTCTATTACTTTTGTGCCAGGCAAACACTTGCTTCACTGGAAACCACAAGGGGCTACACTTACTTTTATTTGTAACCCCAACAATCCCACAGGCACTACAGTACCTGTCGAACACATTGCCTACTTGTTGGAACAATACCCTACCACTATTTTTTGTATTGACGAGGCATTTATAGATTTTACCGAAATTATTGACTCTCACGTGCCACTTATCCGCGACTACCCTAACCTTATTGTGTTAAAATCGCTCACCAAAAACTTTGCTATTCCAGGCTTACGTTTGGGGTATTTGTTAGCCGCTGAACCTTTGATAAGGGCAATACAAAGTATCAAGGTAGCCTGGTCGGTCAATGCCTTGGCTATAGCTGCTGGCAAGTATATTTTTGATCATTATGCCGAAATCAGTCCCGCTATACATAGCCTGTTGGCAGAAAAAAAACGTTGGCTTGCTGAGCTTCATCAAATACCTCATTTTGAGTGGATAGAAAGTGATACCCATTTTTGGCTGGGTAAGGTACTCAATGGTACAGCTCAAGAACTCAAAGATTATCTGAGTCACGAGCATCATCTATTGATCCGAAACGCTACCAATTTTAGAGGACTCGACCATCAATACTTTAGGGTGGCCACCCTTACTGCCGAAAAAAACAATTTGCTCACTCAAGCTTTGAAAGCCTGGAACGCTACCCGTTAA
- a CDS encoding ATP-binding protein encodes MEIQTFIQSILKSIHSSSLNITRRRVSTLLKKVNLAESFQEFLEMFYQQLEEHHLEVSPALTGELPADTWLHFSLISDEKDRLPANVPQTLPVVEDFFKYLFDFGSPEEYERFQAALDSFSPVSLFIVPQEENFYSDVIEKVLSFELLRKRQYRNDFKVGDIGQMELGQLATDPSGNDLPVANIWSFYDLYNFDQKNMEQVILGENGASLLQSEKFTQKFNQLALYANKYYSDQFFIVFNCPSQKQVAAKQRQEVMDSLIAQVNQKFPYVFTLRCKFARQSEIPAEVLHKIYQHFRFLLELPHYPIDESLPLASGFSLLQKAQKMAETQLLLHMKPEVFNLMQWNYENDEFLHLQYFALNTLHKRYGYALPDINTNANSSRYHVTEDYEFAANPDVMVKNEIIVEIKTLGQKIRDKNIHIDLVSSIKSESRGWKKNLKEFWLVVPGFEIARNYYQLKKIQQILQSTLKKSFNSQFKIVLMAPDYANHELVPVHFDEIALPTHQAVMQAPSLPSTTALPTTRALSFDHVKGLHEEKAMLKDLIQLQDEHHSLGLGGIIFYGLSGCGKTYLSNAFASELGRYFFSFSPADIQSMWIGQTQKNIKDIFSQAQSKSPSLLFMDELESIGFSRSNQQAHTDQKATINQLLIEMNNIDESNVLVVGATNKISQLDSALKRSGRFDLKIPIFPPNEQERAEIFHYYLELLNKELAQKQRGIIEVEQVYFNYLGEESVGMTSSDIKTLMNRLRIDNLLKKPQATSADLLVTRVKKFIQEGQRTLSKDDVRGFIDECQRNDQYSPKIEFLLDEWNL; translated from the coding sequence ATGGAAATACAAACTTTTATACAATCAATTCTCAAAAGTATTCACAGCTCTTCTCTTAACATCACCCGACGCAGAGTCAGTACGTTGCTTAAGAAGGTAAACCTTGCAGAAAGCTTTCAAGAGTTTCTTGAAATGTTTTATCAACAACTGGAAGAACATCACCTGGAGGTAAGCCCAGCACTTACGGGCGAGCTTCCGGCAGATACCTGGCTGCATTTTAGTCTTATAAGCGACGAAAAAGATCGCCTTCCGGCAAATGTGCCTCAAACATTGCCCGTAGTCGAAGATTTTTTTAAATATTTATTTGATTTTGGTTCTCCCGAAGAATATGAACGGTTTCAAGCCGCACTGGACTCTTTTTCTCCGGTAAGCTTATTTATCGTTCCACAAGAAGAAAACTTTTATTCAGACGTGATAGAAAAAGTGCTATCGTTTGAACTGCTACGCAAAAGGCAATACCGCAACGATTTTAAAGTAGGCGATATAGGGCAAATGGAGCTTGGCCAACTGGCTACCGACCCATCAGGCAACGACCTGCCTGTAGCTAATATCTGGAGCTTTTACGACCTCTACAATTTCGACCAAAAAAATATGGAACAGGTCATTTTGGGCGAAAACGGAGCATCGTTGTTACAATCTGAAAAATTTACCCAAAAATTTAATCAATTGGCATTGTATGCCAACAAGTATTATTCAGACCAGTTTTTTATTGTGTTTAACTGCCCCTCGCAAAAACAGGTGGCCGCCAAACAACGGCAAGAGGTAATGGATAGTCTGATTGCTCAGGTAAATCAAAAGTTTCCTTATGTGTTTACATTGCGCTGCAAGTTTGCCCGCCAAAGCGAGATACCAGCCGAGGTATTGCACAAAATATACCAACACTTTAGGTTTTTGCTAGAGTTACCCCACTACCCTATCGATGAATCTTTGCCATTGGCAAGTGGGTTTTCGTTGTTGCAAAAAGCCCAAAAAATGGCAGAGACACAGTTGTTGCTCCACATGAAGCCCGAAGTGTTTAACCTCATGCAATGGAACTACGAAAACGATGAGTTTTTACATTTGCAATACTTTGCGCTCAATACCTTGCACAAACGTTATGGTTATGCATTGCCTGATATTAACACCAACGCCAATAGCAGCCGATACCATGTAACCGAGGATTACGAGTTTGCCGCAAACCCCGATGTAATGGTCAAAAATGAGATCATTGTAGAGATAAAAACACTGGGGCAAAAAATTAGAGACAAAAACATTCATATCGACTTGGTATCAAGCATTAAAAGCGAGAGCCGGGGTTGGAAAAAAAACCTGAAAGAGTTTTGGCTGGTAGTACCAGGTTTTGAGATTGCCCGCAACTATTATCAGCTTAAGAAAATTCAGCAAATACTACAAAGTACACTTAAGAAATCGTTTAACAGCCAATTTAAAATTGTGCTGATGGCACCCGACTATGCCAACCACGAGTTGGTACCAGTGCACTTCGACGAGATCGCATTGCCCACCCACCAGGCGGTCATGCAAGCCCCCTCACTACCCAGTACTACGGCACTGCCTACCACCAGGGCTTTGTCGTTTGACCATGTAAAGGGCTTGCACGAAGAGAAAGCCATGCTTAAAGACCTGATTCAGCTTCAGGACGAACACCATAGCCTAGGGCTTGGAGGAATTATTTTTTATGGGCTATCGGGTTGTGGTAAAACCTACTTGTCCAATGCCTTTGCCAGCGAGCTAGGCAGGTATTTCTTTAGCTTTTCGCCCGCCGATATTCAAAGCATGTGGATAGGACAAACCCAAAAGAATATCAAAGACATTTTTTCGCAGGCGCAATCCAAAAGCCCCTCATTATTGTTCATGGATGAGCTCGAAAGTATTGGCTTTAGCCGAAGCAACCAACAAGCACATACCGACCAGAAAGCGACAATTAACCAGTTGTTGATAGAAATGAATAACATAGACGAAAGTAATGTGCTGGTGGTAGGGGCTACTAACAAAATCAGCCAATTAGATTCGGCACTTAAGCGTTCGGGCAGGTTTGACCTCAAAATTCCTATTTTTCCACCCAACGAACAGGAACGTGCCGAGATTTTTCACTACTACCTCGAACTACTCAATAAAGAGCTTGCCCAGAAACAACGTGGCATTATAGAAGTAGAACAGGTATATTTTAATTATTTGGGCGAAGAAAGTGTAGGAATGACTTCATCGGATATAAAAACATTGATGAACCGCCTAAGGATAGATAACTTACTAAAAAAACCCCAGGCTACCAGTGCCGATTTGCTGGTCACCAGGGTCAAAAAGTTTATTCAGGAAGGACAACGTACCCTTAGCAAAGATGATGTGCGCGGTTTTATTGACGAGTGTCAGCGCAACGACCAATACAGTCCTAAGATTGAATTTTTGCTGGACGAATGGAATCTTTAG
- a CDS encoding leucine-rich repeat domain-containing protein, which yields MLNPSEADLQKLEALLLSNDLSNVALAFTIGQNYDSFQQTLQGLATIWKAVDWEQDQGITPQQVLYMTRWNRLNLRSYKLLQLPPVIGLLQNLTRLDLSDNQLAFLPTQIKNLQQLHTLNLSKNKFSDLPQAVAHLEAIENLDLSHNNFEHFPVLVSQLDNLKQIYFAHNQLQDAPAQLEQLHQLKVLDLSNNQLTSFPGFIEYLPSLWELDLSFNQLKHIPLDLPSLQKLNILRIKGNALPHRHKQAIKQAFADSRTKVVF from the coding sequence ATGTTAAACCCTTCGGAAGCTGATTTACAAAAATTAGAAGCTTTACTGCTAAGTAATGACTTAAGTAATGTAGCACTTGCCTTTACCATAGGGCAAAACTATGACTCTTTTCAACAAACTCTACAGGGGCTTGCCACCATTTGGAAAGCAGTAGATTGGGAGCAAGACCAAGGCATTACGCCTCAGCAAGTGCTGTATATGACCCGCTGGAACCGACTCAACCTTCGTTCTTATAAGTTGTTGCAGCTTCCTCCTGTGATAGGTTTACTACAAAACCTTACCCGGCTCGACTTGTCTGACAATCAACTTGCATTTTTGCCCACTCAAATCAAAAACCTGCAACAACTGCATACGCTCAACCTTAGCAAGAATAAGTTCAGCGATTTGCCTCAAGCGGTAGCCCACCTTGAGGCTATAGAAAATCTTGACTTGAGCCACAACAACTTTGAGCATTTTCCAGTGCTTGTGTCACAACTTGACAATCTTAAGCAAATATACTTTGCGCATAACCAACTCCAAGACGCTCCTGCTCAACTAGAGCAGTTGCACCAATTAAAGGTACTGGATTTATCCAATAACCAATTGACAAGTTTTCCTGGTTTTATTGAGTACTTGCCTTCACTTTGGGAGCTAGACTTATCATTTAATCAACTCAAGCACATTCCGCTCGACTTACCCAGCCTCCAAAAACTCAATATATTACGCATTAAAGGCAATGCCTTACCCCATCGCCACAAACAAGCCATCAAGCAGGCGTTTGCTGATAGCCGTACGAAGGTGGTATTTTAG
- a CDS encoding leucine-rich repeat domain-containing protein: protein MSDEDKILQLLESEDVKNVAVAFQLCVGLKGAYGPRVITILQNYWFMCLRYGIHDQEFLQKKRLYLDDDDDLSELPPEIGLMQSLTDLGITYTRFTTLPAEIGQLSKLQNLYLEYNQLTALPAEIGQLKQLQWLGMEENQLVSLPDELCQLRQLTRLVAHANELRALPECIGNLQNLELLMLEVNRLRALPASIGQLSALKGLHLADNELTDVPNEIRQLQNLETLDLINNPIPEAKIAEVQSWLPNCEVVF, encoded by the coding sequence ATGAGTGATGAAGACAAAATATTACAGTTGCTTGAGAGCGAAGATGTTAAGAATGTAGCAGTGGCTTTCCAGTTATGCGTTGGTCTCAAGGGTGCTTATGGCCCAAGGGTAATAACTATTCTGCAAAACTATTGGTTTATGTGCCTACGCTATGGTATACATGACCAAGAGTTTTTGCAAAAAAAAAGGTTGTATTTAGACGATGATGATGATCTGAGTGAATTACCTCCCGAGATTGGCTTGATGCAATCACTTACAGATTTAGGGATAACTTACACTCGGTTTACCACCTTGCCTGCAGAAATCGGGCAATTGTCAAAATTGCAAAACCTATATTTAGAATACAACCAACTTACAGCTTTGCCTGCCGAAATTGGACAACTCAAGCAATTACAGTGGTTGGGTATGGAAGAAAATCAACTGGTAAGTTTACCCGACGAACTTTGCCAACTGCGACAACTCACCAGACTAGTAGCACACGCCAACGAATTGCGGGCATTGCCCGAATGCATAGGCAACTTACAAAACCTGGAACTGCTGATGCTGGAGGTGAACCGATTAAGGGCACTACCTGCCAGCATTGGGCAACTGTCGGCACTTAAAGGGCTCCATTTGGCAGACAATGAACTGACTGATGTACCCAATGAAATTAGGCAGTTGCAAAACCTGGAAACGCTCGACCTTATCAATAACCCGATACCTGAGGCTAAAATAGCCGAAGTACAAAGCTGGTTGCCCAATTGTGAAGTGGTGTTTTAA
- a CDS encoding ATP-binding cassette domain-containing protein encodes MIEVKQLTKKYGDTRVVQAVSFSVAPQETLVLLGTSGSGKTTTLKMLNVLVEPSSGVIRINGEDVLQQVPEQLRRSIGYAIQNVGLFLHYTVAQNVAVVPQLLGWHKDKIDQKVKKLLDRLKIPAASFAERLPTELSGGQKQRVGIARALAADPPVLLLD; translated from the coding sequence ATGATTGAAGTAAAACAACTTACCAAAAAATACGGCGATACCAGAGTAGTACAAGCAGTTTCGTTTTCGGTAGCCCCCCAAGAAACCCTGGTATTGTTGGGTACAAGTGGGTCGGGCAAAACTACTACTCTTAAGATGCTCAATGTTTTGGTAGAACCATCATCAGGAGTGATACGCATCAATGGTGAGGATGTTTTGCAACAAGTTCCCGAACAGCTACGGCGGAGCATAGGCTACGCGATCCAAAATGTAGGGTTGTTTCTGCATTATACGGTGGCTCAAAATGTGGCAGTAGTACCACAGTTGTTGGGGTGGCACAAAGACAAAATAGACCAAAAGGTCAAGAAGTTGCTAGACCGTTTAAAAATACCTGCGGCATCGTTTGCCGAAAGGCTACCCACCGAACTCAGTGGGGGACAAAAGCAAAGGGTAGGCATTGCCCGTGCACTGGCGGCTGACCCTCCTGTATTGTTGCTCGATTGA
- the cbiB gene encoding adenosylcobinamide-phosphate synthase CbiB, whose amino-acid sequence MHSYIGESILPCLPLLLGYLLDLLLGDPRRLPHPIRWFGNSISLGEKLLNRGRARFLKGALLTTGLVALVFISLAFAEKWMNQLHPLAGILLGTLGVFYGLANKSLIQEGKAVFDTLDQQGLEAGRKRLAWIVGRDTGQLSPQQVRVAVFETMSENLSDGVVAPLFFYALFGVPGIMAYKMVNTLDSMIGYRNDRYEQFGKFAARLDDLLNFVPARLTALLMALVSFNGRALCFVYKYGRQHKSPNAGYPEAALAGILNCRFGGPNKYHGVWVPKPYIGQQERPISHHEFGRVAVINHLTTALMVGFIVGLCIIGTLPLI is encoded by the coding sequence ATGCATAGCTATATCGGGGAGTCAATACTCCCTTGCCTGCCCTTATTGTTAGGTTATTTGCTCGATCTTTTATTGGGAGATCCTCGCAGGCTACCTCATCCCATTCGCTGGTTTGGCAACAGTATATCTCTGGGCGAAAAGCTGCTCAATCGTGGGCGAGCCAGGTTTCTCAAAGGGGCATTGCTTACCACTGGGTTGGTTGCGCTGGTATTTATAAGTTTGGCTTTCGCCGAAAAATGGATGAATCAACTACACCCGTTGGCGGGCATTTTATTGGGCACCCTAGGCGTATTTTATGGTTTGGCAAACAAAAGCCTTATTCAAGAAGGCAAAGCCGTATTTGATACCTTAGATCAACAAGGACTAGAGGCAGGTAGAAAGCGGCTTGCGTGGATTGTAGGCAGAGACACGGGGCAACTTAGCCCCCAACAAGTGCGAGTTGCTGTATTCGAAACTATGTCCGAAAATCTGAGCGATGGGGTCGTTGCCCCTTTGTTTTTTTATGCCTTGTTTGGGGTGCCAGGTATCATGGCGTATAAAATGGTCAATACGCTTGACTCGATGATTGGTTACCGCAACGACCGTTACGAGCAGTTTGGTAAATTTGCTGCCCGACTCGACGACTTACTCAACTTTGTACCTGCCCGACTTACTGCTTTGTTAATGGCATTGGTCAGTTTTAACGGGCGTGCCCTGTGTTTTGTGTACAAGTATGGCCGCCAACACAAAAGCCCCAATGCAGGTTATCCTGAAGCTGCGTTGGCAGGCATTCTTAACTGTAGGTTTGGCGGGCCTAACAAGTATCACGGAGTTTGGGTACCCAAACCCTACATAGGGCAGCAAGAGCGCCCCATCAGCCACCACGAATTTGGTAGAGTGGCTGTGATAAATCACCTTACTACGGCGCTCATGGTAGGGTTTATAGTGGGTTTATGTATAATAGGGACTTTGCCGCTGATTTAA
- a CDS encoding amidohydrolase family protein, producing the protein MASVYFRRMKIDMHTHIIPEKLPRFAEKFGYGGFIYLDHHKKGKARMLMDGKFFREIKSNCWDPVLRIEEYKAYNTQVQVVCTIPVMFSYWAQPQDGLDVARFLNDDLAKLVQAHPKNYIGLGTLPMQDIDLAVEELHRCKEELGFAGVQIGSNINQKNLSEPEFRPFFQACEELEMAVLIHPWEMMGMENMRRYWLPWLVGMPAETTRAITSMIFSGVFASYPKLRVAFAHAGGSFLATLGRIEHGFNCRPDLVAIDNPINPREYLGKFWIDCITHDTTMLKYAVDMMGSNRVTLGSDYPFPLGDLEIGAFIEETDLSDKDKENIYCNATLEWLNLKKEKFM; encoded by the coding sequence GTGGCATCTGTTTATTTTCGCAGGATGAAGATAGACATGCACACCCACATTATACCGGAAAAGCTCCCCCGTTTTGCCGAAAAATTTGGTTATGGGGGCTTTATATACCTTGATCACCACAAAAAAGGAAAAGCCCGTATGTTAATGGACGGCAAGTTTTTCCGCGAAATAAAATCTAACTGCTGGGATCCGGTACTCCGCATCGAAGAATACAAAGCATATAATACCCAGGTGCAGGTAGTGTGCACCATACCGGTCATGTTTAGCTACTGGGCACAACCTCAAGATGGACTAGATGTTGCCAGGTTTTTGAATGATGACCTTGCCAAACTGGTGCAGGCACACCCTAAAAACTACATTGGCTTGGGTACCTTGCCCATGCAAGACATAGACCTTGCCGTAGAAGAACTACATCGTTGTAAAGAAGAACTGGGTTTTGCCGGGGTGCAAATAGGCTCTAACATTAACCAAAAAAACTTGAGTGAACCTGAGTTTCGGCCTTTCTTTCAAGCGTGTGAAGAGTTGGAAATGGCGGTTTTAATTCACCCCTGGGAGATGATGGGCATGGAAAACATGCGCCGTTACTGGTTGCCCTGGCTGGTGGGTATGCCCGCCGAAACCACCCGCGCCATTACGTCTATGATCTTTAGTGGGGTTTTTGCCAGTTATCCTAAATTACGTGTAGCATTTGCCCATGCTGGAGGTTCCTTCTTAGCCACGCTGGGCAGAATAGAGCACGGGTTTAATTGTCGCCCCGACCTTGTGGCAATTGACAATCCAATAAACCCAAGAGAGTATTTGGGTAAGTTTTGGATTGATTGTATCACCCATGACACTACTATGCTCAAGTATGCTGTAGACATGATGGGGTCAAACCGGGTCACTTTAGGTTCTGACTATCCTTTTCCGTTGGGTGACCTGGAAATAGGGGCTTTCATCGAAGAAACTGACCTGTCGGACAAAGACAAAGAAAACATTTACTGTAATGCTACCCTTGAGTGGCTCAACCTAAAAAAAGAAAAGTTTATGTAA
- a CDS encoding T9SS type A sorting domain-containing protein — translation MKKFTTLFTLMLLFMVAFANNVSAQCSVSGSSSMLAGETRVYTATNQSGARYFWSTTGGLSIVGSNTGRTVSVRGTSNGTLYYARYKSGAAPCTAARSVSVSVPGCPTRVAISQQSAECIGRRAIIDMRAILTGSGSSPVTYQWTVISGAANIFNNNSAFATAFANSRASFTVRVTVTCNGQSITSTRTIRAPYCNGSIDPLRISPNPSNADLTVELKSANKIKVTDAKYQVEVVNKNGKVVLSEKLKSAKQQFNTSKLPKGMYYIRTKLNGEELGTARWIKR, via the coding sequence ATGAAAAAATTTACTACTCTGTTTACCCTGATGTTGTTATTCATGGTAGCATTTGCCAACAATGTATCGGCACAATGCAGCGTTAGCGGGTCAAGCTCTATGTTAGCTGGCGAAACACGTGTTTATACTGCTACCAATCAGTCTGGTGCACGTTACTTTTGGTCTACTACTGGTGGTTTAAGCATCGTAGGAAGCAACACTGGTCGTACCGTATCAGTAAGAGGTACTAGCAACGGAACTTTATATTATGCTCGCTATAAGAGTGGTGCTGCTCCTTGTACTGCGGCTCGTTCTGTAAGTGTAAGTGTGCCAGGTTGCCCTACAAGAGTTGCTATTAGCCAACAATCGGCTGAGTGTATTGGAAGAAGAGCCATTATTGACATGAGAGCCATTCTTACCGGTTCTGGTTCTAGTCCGGTAACTTACCAGTGGACAGTGATTAGTGGTGCTGCCAACATATTCAATAACAACAGTGCGTTTGCCACTGCGTTTGCTAACTCAAGAGCTTCCTTTACAGTAAGAGTAACGGTTACTTGTAATGGTCAGTCTATTACTTCTACCAGAACTATCCGTGCACCTTACTGCAACGGTTCTATCGATCCTTTACGTATCTCTCCAAACCCATCTAACGCTGACTTGACTGTAGAGCTTAAGTCTGCCAACAAGATCAAAGTTACTGATGCTAAGTATCAGGTAGAGGTGGTAAACAAAAATGGAAAAGTGGTATTGTCTGAAAAGCTTAAAAGTGCCAAGCAGCAGTTCAACACTAGCAAATTGCCTAAAGGTATGTACTACATCAGAACTAAGCTAAACGGTGAAGAACTAGGTACTGCTCGCTGGATCAAGAGATAA
- the hemF gene encoding oxygen-dependent coproporphyrinogen oxidase — MAKEKYTNWFKGLQDNICAALEKADGKAKFEEDLWERPGGGGGRTRIMRNGQVIEKGGVNFSSVFGRTPQALQDKMGFPPSDFYATGVSIVLHPANPMVPIIHMNVRYFELSTGTAWFGGGIDLTPIYIVPQQAQFFHEQLKQVCDQHHADYYTEFKQWADNYFYIPHRNETRGIGGIFFDRLQATDDISLEDRFAFVQSVGNAFAPIYTHLIGENRNKSFDEKHKEWQRVRRGRYVEFNLVYDKGTKFGLETSGRIESILMSLPAHASWVYNYQSQPGSEEEKTMNLLKKDIDWV; from the coding sequence ATGGCAAAAGAAAAATATACCAATTGGTTTAAGGGTTTACAGGATAATATTTGTGCAGCCCTTGAAAAAGCAGATGGCAAGGCAAAGTTTGAGGAAGATTTGTGGGAACGCCCTGGCGGTGGTGGTGGGCGCACCCGCATCATGCGCAACGGTCAGGTGATAGAGAAAGGCGGGGTAAATTTTTCATCGGTATTTGGTCGCACTCCTCAGGCACTGCAAGATAAAATGGGCTTTCCCCCTTCCGATTTCTACGCTACGGGGGTATCTATAGTGTTGCACCCTGCCAACCCTATGGTTCCTATTATACACATGAATGTTCGCTATTTTGAACTATCTACTGGCACTGCTTGGTTTGGTGGAGGCATAGACCTTACCCCGATTTATATAGTACCCCAACAGGCACAGTTTTTTCACGAACAACTCAAGCAGGTATGCGACCAACACCACGCCGATTACTACACTGAGTTTAAACAATGGGCAGACAATTATTTTTATATTCCGCACCGCAATGAGACCAGGGGTATTGGAGGTATTTTCTTTGACCGCCTCCAGGCTACTGACGACATTTCGCTGGAAGATCGCTTTGCTTTTGTTCAGTCGGTAGGCAATGCATTTGCTCCTATTTATACGCACCTTATTGGTGAAAACCGCAATAAATCATTTGATGAAAAACACAAAGAATGGCAACGCGTACGCCGCGGTCGCTACGTAGAGTTTAACCTGGTGTATGACAAAGGTACCAAGTTTGGGCTGGAGACATCGGGGCGTATTGAGTCTATTCTGATGAGTTTGCCTGCCCATGCCTCTTGGGTATACAACTACCAGTCACAACCGGGGAGCGAGGAAGAAAAAACGATGAATTTGCTCAAAAAAGACATTGATTGGGTATAA